A region from the Benincasa hispida cultivar B227 chromosome 10, ASM972705v1, whole genome shotgun sequence genome encodes:
- the LOC120089165 gene encoding uncharacterized protein LOC120089165 — MVIEGIFLGHKVSKAGLEVDEAKIDVIAKLPPPSNVKALQSFLGYAGFYRRFVRGFSQISRPLSALLEANRPYDFNEDCCDAFETLKYALTIALDRKGTKNQVADHLSRLENQEMQDQESEIKDAFANESLFRVEDREPWYADYLTTKQFPGNFNSQLKKRLGIDFMGPFTLSCGQQYILLAVDYVSKWVEAVACARNDASTVSKFLTRNIFTRFGTPRALISDEGTHFINHIISKLLAKYNVRHKIATAYHPQTNGQAEVSNKEIKSILEKVVNASRKDWAQRLDEALWAYRTAYKTPLGKLKSRWSGPFIIKAVFPYGAVELTREDGTNAFKVNDQRVKPYFEDGMERQKSSLALREAS, encoded by the exons atggtgattGAAGGAATTTTCTTAGGCCACAAAGTATCTAAAGCTGGGTTGGAAGTAGATGAAGCCAAGATAGATGTCATAGCTAAACTTCCACCACCATCAAATGTTAAAGCTCTACAAAGTTTTCTAGGGTATGCTGGCTTCTATCGAAGGTTCGTTAGAGGATTCTCTCAAATTTCACGACCCCTGAGCGCATTACTAGAGGCGAACCGACCCTACGATTTCAATGAAGACTGCTGTGACGCGTTTGAAACATTGAAATATGCATTGACTATAGCCCTG GACAGAAAGGGAACTAAGAAtcaggtggctgaccacctATCCAGGTTAGAAAATCAAGAAATGCAAGATCAAGAAAGTGAAATCAAGGATGCATTTGCTAATGAAAGCTTGTTCAGAGTTGAAGACAGGGAACCTTGGTACGCGGATTATTTAACTACCAAGCAATTCCCTGGGAACTTCAACTCTCAGCTAAAGAAACGATTA ggcattgattttatgggaccttttACCCTGTCCTGCGGCCAACAATATATCTTGCTTGCAGTAGACTATGTAtcaaagtgggtagaagcagtagcTTGTGCCAGAAATGATGCGTCCACTGTTTCTAAGTTTCTTACCAGAAACATCTTCACACGCTTTGGAACACCAAGAGCCCTGATAAGTGATGAAGGTACGCATTTCATTAATCAcatcatttctaaattacttgCCAAATATAATGTTAGGCACAAGATCGCTACCGCCTACCACccacaaacaaatggtcaagctgagGTATCCAATAAGGAAATAAAATCTATCCTGGAGAAAGTTGTCAACGCATCGCGGAAGGACTGGGCACAGAGGCTGGATGAAGCACTTTGGGCCTACAGGACTGCCTACAAGACCCCCTtag GGAAGTTAAAGTCAAGGTGGTCAGGACCATTCATCATTAAAGCAGTCTTTCCATATGGAGCAGTGGAATTAACACGGGAGGATGGCACCAATGCGTTCAAAGTAAATGACCAAAGAGTGAAGCCATACTTTGAAGATGGCATGGAACGTCAAAAGTCATCTCTTGCACTACGCGAAGCCAGCTGA